In Erigeron canadensis isolate Cc75 chromosome 8, C_canadensis_v1, whole genome shotgun sequence, the DNA window TACCCTAACGCTACAAGACAGTACCATCACACTAAACTATCGTTCTTTACGATGTACCGTTACACTTAACGGCCGCTTTTATCATccgccgccgcaacgcgcgggcacaagactagtatatatatatacttattaaaacagtaggaatccgaaTGATCCTAGAGGTCCTACAACTCAAACCTATTTTATAATATCGACACATAAGCCTTAATCCTATGTggcttttttataattttttgccaataatttaattatataaaaaatgaaataaaactaaaaatccaAGATATTATTTAACGTGagatatttgttttcttttgcaaatattttgtttccctcctataattattttagtgttAATCTgatattaatcatatatctatgAATGTGATATTAGCTACTCAAAGAAACACACTTTTGAAGTTTCGTATGAGATatgtaaatttcatttttatttatttttgattctttttctATACCTTAttcatcatcctcatcctcatcatcatcatcatctaagtTGGTTTTTTCTCCTATCAACatctttatgattttttttatttctcatttCAGCTTTGTATTAACGCTTCTATTTGTGAACTCGAGTTTTACCTTTCTAGATGTCATTTATTTGGTTATTTTTATCTCAAtatgaacaattttttttttaaataaatgttgttGTGTTAGCATTCTGATTTAATCTTGATTGACATAAACTTTCTATACCAATGTCACCATTTTTATACTATTTGCTTTTGCAAGtgattttgagttttaaatTACTATAAGGTGATTTTACTTTTTCGAAAAAATAAACATGAAGACATTTTGAATTTAACTTAAATTTGAATAATAGATTTGCTTTTTATAATctaattgtaattttaatttggtttatcTTTAAAGCTTTTCATCTTTTACGAATTTCATTATTTGATGACTTAAATTCTACTAAAGTATTTTATCTTGAATGAATGTGATGAAATCCTAATGGATTACATATCAGTTTgcaaaaataatacgagtagttgTTATGGTCTTACCTTACATTacactttaatttaatttcatgtttattaacattgcatgaagtataatatgtggtattaaatatgaatatttgatgatAACACGTTAGTGTCCTAAAAGGCTGGTATAACTTATAATCGactaattaatagttaaataataacagttatattttggatttatatattttattatatataaatatttccatTACCGATAAATATAGATTTGTATATACTTGCTTAAGATACAAGTTATAATTGTTACAAATTGTTATTTATActcatataactaaacaacatGAACAACTTTTTTAAACGCCGCACATCGTgtgggtaaaagacctagtatacatataaagataaagataaagattaaaattaagattaagtaTTATATTGTTGGATATGCATTACCAAAGTTTTATACTACATAATTGTTAATTTTTgcaataaaagtttttaatattgatattaataaatcaataaattcaTTTTAGTTaccataatattaatgttaacgTATTAAATCCTAACTAATATAGTCAAAAATAAGATAATTCACCTGATAAGAAAACATAAATTAGTAACTTATATTCGACCAAGAGTTCAAAAGCAAAACTAACAGGCTTAGGATCGATGATATGCCAATGGGTTAAAACCCCATCGACATTCCGAAATCCTGCAATGAAGCTTGGATCATAGGAGACCAGAGTTCGAGTCTAAGTAGGCGAGGTTTTACCTCCAATGTAACGTCGTGCCTTCTGTAGCGGTTAAATTGGTGGGTTTTCCCTCCCCTGTGGTCCTTGACTTCGTGGATTGGTCACTAGTGATTGTCTGCCCATATGGATGTAACGGTTAGCCGTCCCGTGGCacaaacgttaaaaaaaaaatggcttaggatgataagaaaaaaaaggagataAATCATTAACaaacaattctttttttttttttttacatataacatACATTTTTTGATTTCAACGGAATGATATATAGTTTTTACATTAGGTTTAGTTAATAAAAGATACTTAAGATAATGAGTTTCATATTGTGTTTATCCAAAATTCCAAATATGTATATCAATACTAGATTGGtgtccgcgcaatgcagcggcgatAACAGCAACGGtgatggtgtggttattaacgtaaaagtaattttattgtGGTCAGAGATATAATGAAATGTTGGGTGGGATATAAAAGGGGGAAGGAGGGGGACGAattttgagttagggtttttgctatTTGTTTCTGTGTGAGGGAGAGATAATGTTGATTTTTTAAGGTCATTTTAGTCACAGTttaaaagcagcatggttggatcaagtggtaaacaccctggcctctggagacagaggtcatgggttcaatcctcatccaatgcaaaggttggagggccttttctaccatttaggtagaacatGGAAGCACCCTCTCTACTTGGGTAGGGGTAAGGTGTGCCTGCATCTTAACTTccacaccgtcgaggtattggggctcaaaacccacggaaggcggcactgagcagtttctttctttctttcttttagtcacagcttataaaataaaaataaagatgtattaagatgaagggtaaatgtgtcatttcaggtttttaaaattaaggagggggaagggtagtttgttttataaagcaGTATAGATATATCTTCTCGAActctttttttagttgtataatgtattttttattaattaaataaaactttgttaaaattatgatgacatcatcaaaaatcaaattgttgaaattgaaagctatgattggtcaataagtcattAAGTCAGTTGTCTTTTACTATATAGTATAAAGATGAAGTTTGCTCTATCTTTccgttgtattttttttaacgaacATGCAAAgcttaaattaataatgtaaaaACCATATAAATCGTTTatatttggggaaaaaaaacgGAAACCAGTTAATTAAACCAACTTAGGTGAGTTAGACAGGAGTATATTCTAAATCCATTATGTGAGTCCTGGAGGTGAGTTTTTCTTAAGGTTTCGGGTTCGAGTTTTAGGTTTTCATCCCAAAGTATTTTCCATTAGCGGGGGGTTTGAAGGTCCAGCAAATCACTGGTTAAAATTATCTTCAGTACGTTtgaatcaaaactaactttaaaaaaaaacaattaattaagtttGTACTATGATgttcattttttataattacaAAAACGTTCCATTTCAACAAATTTACTACTAGATACCgaaatttgaaatcaaaatacAGACAATAGAAGTGTTATAAGGGGCAACCCAATACTAGATATTCATCATCCAAAAGGACTAGTGATAATCAGCTCTATATCAGCAAAACATTATCAAAAGACAAATCTTTCTAAAACAATCCAATACTAATGTCAACTAGTCTTAGATTAACTGTTTATTTAATTCaatactttacaaaaaaaaaatgtaatgaaaaaagaaatgaaaaacatgataCAACTCATCCCTAGCTAGTAACACAAGGATGAATCCAAAACGAGTCGAATTCAGTGATGTTCATTCGTCTTTGAATGGAAAATGAGCAAAAGATTAGTCTTGGACGAGTTATATTGGGCTTTGGGCAGCCTCTAAGATAAATACATATGTAAAATCTTATGCTAAAGCTAGAAATGTGTAGTACGATGAGTATTGATAATTAAATGAACATAGAGAGATATAGAATCCCCACAAAACGTTGCTAACGAGTGCCGCCTAGAAGAAAATACAAACAGTATTATTGGTTCAATTCAATTATACCAATTTATAGAGAATAGAGCCACCGGACAAAAGATAGAGGACTAGCTAGATGGGTCGATGTGCATTATTTGTACGAATTATTTGGAGCCAACGATATACATTGACATAGTCATGTAACACatgctacatatatatatatatatatgaaaaagttaaattagggacttcttattttagggactgttagggactctATCTACCTCattctccggccaccaccatcatcatctctgaccaccaccaccaccaccatgatcatctccgaccaccaccatgatcctccggcgagacttacacatgtgtaagtaacttacacatgttttaagtacaattttttttatgtagatcacccatcaccggtcaccccctatgacctatcaccccctatgatctatcaccctctatgacctatcacactatgacctatcacactatgacctatcaccctcaatgacctatcacccccaccaactttggtttatgaatatccttaagggagAAGCTCGCTCCGAATCATagtttttattcaacttacacatatgtaagttgtacttacacatgtgtaagtcgcgttggagatgtcgccggagatgaatGTTGTCGGAGATGATTagtggtgattagatctgatgaaaatggacggtctagatcgagtccctaacagtccctaaaataaggagtccctaatctaacccacccctatatataggtATACACACTTTATTTATCGATCCCCGGcctctctatatataaacttGTGTAAGCATATAGTATCATCTCAGATTAATACTACAAATTAATTTATTAGCATCtatctatattaaaaaatatatatatagaaaataaataataatgtcaaAGAGCAAAGTTCTGGTTGTGGGTGGCACAGGGTACATTGGCAAGAGAATTGTCAAGGCTAGTTTGGCTCAAGGTCACCCTACTTATGTCCTTATGCGTCGAGAGCTTGGTTATGAAATCGAAAAAGTTCAAATGTTGTTGTCGTTCAAGCAACAAGGAGCTCAGTTGATTGAGGGTTCGTTTGACGACCATCAGAGCCTTGTGGATGCCGTGAAACAAGTTGATGTCGTGATATGCACCATGTCGGGTGTTCAGTTTCGGTCACATAATATTCTGCTTCAACTTAAACTAGTTGATGCCATCAAAGAAGCCGGTAACATCAAGGTTAGTTAGGTTGTTTTGCTTGATTAAAATTTTGTCACTTGACTTTtgattagtttaattaattattaattaaagacttattaatatttttcataacaaaaaaaaaaaaaacttaattttggaaacatatatgcaGCGGTTCTTGCCTTCAGAGTTTGGGATCGACCCTTCAAGAATGGGACACACACTTATTGACTATGGAAACGAAACATTCACCGATAAAATGGTGGTACGAAAAGCCATTGAAGATGCTAAAATcccacacacatacatatcCGCAAATTGTTTAGCGGGCTACTTTGTTGGCAACCTTTCCCAACTCAATAATTCCCTCCTACCCCCAAAACACCGAGTATCCATCTATGGTGATGGGAATTGTAAAGGTATTACTTATTATTGTCATACAGTCTTACTCGCTGTccatattaattacttttactcGTAGTAGTGctaatgaaaatttttatataaaatgcgTGCGTGCAGCTGTCTTCTTGGATGAAGACGATGTGGCTACATACACAATTATGACGATAGATGATCCTCGTATGTTAAACAAGACATTATATCTTCGACCACGCAAGAACATTCTCACTCACAACCAATTGGTTGAGAAATGGGAGAAGCTTTCAGATCAGAAACTCGAAAAACTACACATCTCCGCACAAGACTTTCTTGCTTCCATGAAAGGTAGCTTAGTGTGTATAGTACGTGGCTTTGACTTATATTATCAACAACAGATCGAGCCGATTATTAtagattgattaattaattagtttttacgtactactcgtaatatataCTATTAATTTGTAGTTTGATGATTTAAACTACttgattttacatatatatataaacgagtGTTAAttattacatacatatacatatgtatgtgtatgttttTGTAGGTGTGGATGACTCCGCTTTTCAAGCAGCATTAGCACGAATCTATCATATATACTACGAAGGCTGTTTGATGAACTTCGAAATCACGGAAGGGGGAGAAGAAGCAACTATGCTCTATCCCCAAGTTCGATACACTCTTATGGATGAATATTTACAACGATACCTATAATTGAAAGCCGAAAATAATATTCTTACCAAAATCAGTGATCTATCAATAGTCACTGCGTCGTACTATACTGTCCGGGGAAATTTGTAACATCTATTTAGAGTATAGTTAATATGCATGGTCTCTTAAGTTAAGATTCCAATCCATTTAAGTCTAAAATGAgttattatgtgttttatttatatacttttatttatatataaagcatTTTTACTACCTTATCTAAAATTTCAAACCTTTAAAGTAAGATATCATATGAGCTATAAATCAAGACTATTTATTTTCATCATACACAAAGGTCAACTTGGTCATTTAATACAACCCATGTGACATATGGTGTGTGTGCATATGAATGTGTTGGGTGTGGGGAAAAAAAAGGTGTgcatcactaaaaaaaaaaagttaaaatgttaCCATGTTAAATTTAGACAAAGAGATTGCAATTTCAATTACTGATAAGtactaaatttataaatttctttggtagtttatttttttattgaatataatatatttgtagCTTTTCAAGTTGTCAAAGAGTACATATAGCACTTAAGTATATGTATCATTCATATCACAACCAATATATAAGCAACAAGCGTCACAATTAATATTTAACTATGACATGTTCACCTGTTGTTATGCACCAGTATCATGTTAGTAATATCataatgcacaaataaaaaTGCTAagaaattttttagtttttttttttctctttaattagatatttgatattattaaaaagaagTTTTGAAGTTATTGTTATGACTAATGGATGTGAAGAGATTGCTGGTGCTGGATGGTGCTCACGTGGCATTTATGTGACACACCATCTCGTGATATGATTCGTGTGCAACTTTAAGGAACCACACTAGTAAGAATTCAAAGGGAAAATACAACCACAAGTAAGTGGTTCAAGAAAATGATGTTTGCGCCAAATGAACAAACATACATGTGGGCTAGTGAGATGATAGTACCATGAATTCGGTCAAATTTCCATTCGTCAATTTTTGTTTGCcgtaaaattcaacaaaaatcGGTTAAGTTCGTAACGTGAtggccatttttttttaataggaaatgattaatccctATAACAAAATAACCTAATAATCTTTctaactatgagatgatgacatatgGAAAAATCAGATgtcaagattaggaaagagaattagtggataccacatgtcaccttcttaatgtattaggaggattattaggctatttggttaggagaatttatcatttccttttttaatttatgaaaaatgataaatcctcctaaagattagcctaaaaatctccctaaaactttaagaaggtgacatgtgttatctactaattctctttcttaatctagCCTCCTAATTTTTctacatgtcatcatctaatagttaaaagatttttaagctattttttttaaaaagattaatcatttctctaaATGTATACAAGTGATCACCACTTAAAAAAAGTAACACCTACTCGAAATATACAATATCAATATCTTAAACTTGAACGAGGATAAAGGCTAGAAGCCTAGAATCTCCATCACCAAAGGTTGCTAATGATTAAGGGGTCACGCAACTACTGGAAAATTTAAACGTGCTACATTATTTTGCCataaacaaaatgaaataagagtAGCCAGACATATAGAAGATAAAAGATAAGGTGGgcatacattaatatttatggTAAATGAAAAGGGCACGTCCAATTCTCCAAAGACAAACAAGTGGGTGCTCCAAATCGACGAGTATCATGACTATCCTGACCTATATAATAGACCAAGTTTTCCATATCATAGGTTTTTAAGCAAATgagtgttttgtttttttttgtttttttttgtgctCGGAGATGCACATGAGTACGCCAACGTTATCATGatcattttaaacttttttttgacAACCTCCAAGATTAGAATCGAAACCTCTTACAATAAAGGTTCTAAGATTGTATCATCCTGGCctatgtatgttatatataaccCTTCATATAAACTtgttatatcatatattcatatcagATATGAATAACTTTATATTGGTTTATTCTAAATATATCGAAGAgcaaatttttgttttgtagGTGGCACAGTTTACATTGGCTAAATTATTGTCAAATTAAGAAAATACAGTTAGTTATTATTGGTTTTGAGGACAATTTACAAAAATTGCTATGCTACAAAGTAAATTTATTCAACTAACTAAATTAGCCTAAAGGTAACATTAACATTATTTTATCACTACcacattataaaacatattataaagcatttaaGGATTGcttcaatattgaaatttaagaATTACGTTATTATTGTTCTATTTTACTAGCTAATACATATAACTATGGTCAATTATTTTCATCTTTACATATtgaagtaataaataaaaaacacaatttaaaTATCAGAATTATGTTATTATTGTTCTATTTTACTAGCtaactagaaaattttggacccGCATTGCAGGGTCTCAATTCCTTTGTTGAaacggttcgttattttagtatatatgctgTGAATTTTCGACAGcttaattagaaataattttgtcattaatatgtttgtttaaaagtatgcaagaaaccaaaacgtaacccgtagtagaaacctgaacgggatgtgatatgacaaaaatattaataaattaattcagatatcaagtggatgcgatatagcaaaatgcaagtagtggtacggggtgtatcacaataaggttgaaagacaaataaaaagtgtgaaaaaaacaaaagaagtaacccgtaataaaaaatccgaaaaggaaaaacaaaactaaaaaaggaaaaagacgtgacaaaatccgaacaggatgcaatatggcaaaatccaaactataagaaacgtgcgatgtgtcactttataaccgatgcgacgtgtcaagttttaataagcatggttactattgataaacatgcaaaaaaaaaacgaaagaaaaaactcaaaatgggatccgtaatgtcagaatctaaatagtgatgcggggtatatgatgaaccaataaaagagatcatataatcaaaaaaaaatatcaaaaaaccaagaaaaaagtaaccttaacgaaaatagaaataacaaaggaaaattaaaatattgtgtaaaagtttccaatatattaattcagaatacaaaagccaaaaaactatgatgaacaccaagaaaaaatCCCAAACGAaatccaaaatggcaaaatctaaatattGATGGGGGGTATACGATgtaccaatagaaagaaaacacaaaagcaaaaaaactatgtaataaaccaacaaaaaccgaaagaaaaataaccttaacgggatccgatatagcaaaatccaaaaaaacgcagggtataggtggaccaatagaaagaaaacacaaaaataaaaaaaattatgtaggaaaccaagaaaaaccgaacaaaaaataactttaacaGAATCCAATATGGtaaaatttgagaaaaaaacGCGTAAtacaggtggaccaatagaacagcGCCACGTGGCACGTGACACTGTTCATTGGCCTTGTTTTTAATGAGATTATCACAATACAACACATATAACTATggtcaattatttttatttctacatattgaagtaataaataaaaaacacaatttaaatatcaaaaagtgATAATCGTACTATATcttttgatatatttaccacactgtatttttttttataaccaactatattagtatttaatatataacagtgataaaattatttatttgttatacGAATATGAGTTCCCTGTAAATATAATTTGTGTTGGAAAACTAAAACCAATAGTGAAGTTGGTTGCCGCCTGTAGTCATGTACTATAgaagatttttatatattgatttttttttttttttaattcacacCTTTCAAATACTTTAATTAATCTACTTTGGGCTGTTTTTTTTGGTGCTGTATTAGTTTAAGCTAATTGGGCTAATAAATCCAAAGAACCCAAACTAAGCTTgaaaaagcaaaaaagaaaagaaaaatagaagcCGGGCCGATATGTTAAAATTAGACGCTCCTAAAAATCTAATTTCactattaattaaaaagaaaaaaggaaaggaGGAGCCGAGGAGGATTTTCAATTTAAAGTTTTACGAACACACGACATCAAATTTTTTATCCAATCAGGTTTCTCTCTATTAACCTAATTTTTATATCTTGATTTCGTTATTGTTGTTGTCGttaataaaaccctaattaaaaacatttattGCTTCCCTGTTGTTAAAACTTCTGATTTTGACTGTATCTATTCGATTATTTACAGATACAAGGATTTGTATAACCTTGCAGTtacgtatatataattataataataataataatagcagtAAGCATATATAGGAATGGCACCAGCCTTAATCAATGCAAACCCGGTTGTATACCAAAAGAAAGAACGCCCGGCTCGAACTAAACCCGGTGATAGCGGTTTCGATGAATATGCAGCTGAACTCATTGACCAACTTGAAATATTTGATATCCTTTTAAATCATGTTTACATTTCTTCtttcatcatatatttatatatacacaccatACATGCAATGCTGTTTATCAGCTACGATACGATACAGAATGTGACTCCTTAGCGTATTGTCACATCATATTAGAGATATAAAAGATCCAGAACATCCTTATTCTTTAGAGGAGTTGAAAGTTATTACAAAGGATGCTATTGAAGTAGATGATAAGCGTAACTATGTTcggtaatttttaattttttttacctgcTGATTTTGCTTTACGGAATTTTTAAAGTAAGTTACTTCTGTTCAGGGTCACGTTTACACCGACGCTTGAGCATTGCAGTTTGGCAATTGTTATTGGGCTTTGTTTGTGGGCTAAACTTATGCGCAGCCTGCCTTCTCGTTTTAAGGTATTGCTTCATGCAGTAATGATATCTGATTCTTAGCTCAGGAACTTTGCAAGTTGACTTACTTAGATGACTCTAGTTACAGTTTCTCGTTAAGTAACAAGTTTTTGGTTtgtaaagtttttgagactGCATTTACTTGATTTGTAAttgttttgataaatatacaagGTACTGCTGAATACTTTGGGTTTGATATTTGGATTTGACTTGATGCAGTAGTAGAATTCTAATCTTATGTAAACCTCTTTACTAAGCATATAGAGTTTGAAAGTTATAATGTATATTAATATGTAAGCAAACGTAGAACCAACAAGGGTTAGTGGATGTAAATAGTAAGAAGAGGTGTCAATGATTGGATTTAAGAAAGTTAAATGTAGGTAAATgggtttgtttattttctttgtgCAAATTTTGACATAAGCGAGATAAAGTAAAAATGAAATTGAGTGAGTTCTCTTGCAAGAGATGCATTGTGTATTGTTGCTATTATACGTTCAAGTGTGGTCATCGTTCAAGAGGGTATGTTTAACTATCAACCAAATATCTTAAGGAGGTAAGACCCTTTAGAATTGACAAATGAGAACATTGTGGTCTGAATTCGGTAACTTGGTATTATCATTTTGCTCAAAACAATGGCAATTTATTCGTGGGCAAGCTATTTGGATCGAATTGATAAAAGACAAAACATTATAGAGGATATGCCAAATAAGAATTGTTGCCGTTCACAATGAACATGAATAGACAGGAAATATAAGTCAGACCATATTTTCCTGATGTTTAAATGTTTCATGTAGTTTAACCTCACCCTCAAGCCCtggaaaaaaaaggtttatGGGAGTTGAGCTACATAAAAAGTTGAAACGTGGACCTGAACCTGAACCTATTAATCATATTTATAACTTTGTTAAAAGTTTGGTGGAACTGAGTtactgtatatataaaagtatttaGGTTGTACCTTCCCTGAACCTATTATTCGTCTTTTGGAGACTTAATTTACTTTTGTAATTTCTTCTATTAAGCTTTCATTGTTTCTTATATTCCAAGCCagatttgttgatgattttcTTATTGAACTTTTAGTctttctatatatgcatgtGATGCTAAATACTAACGTTAAGAAAATATCCTTTTctttaggttgacatcaaggtGGCTCCCGGGTCTCATGCAACTGAAGATGCAGGTCTCtttatcccccccccccccccccccccccttctctgtctctctctctcacacataCTCCACACACACGACACACAAAGGCTCTTCCATTCAAATATGTAAATAGGAAAGGGTGGTGAAATATAGTGTTCTACTTAATTTTCGATAAAAATGTTTCTACAACTAATAAACATGGTTTCAAGTTAGTAAAATGTAATAAGATAGACAATTATATAAGCatttgaaaatttgaatataCTTCTGGTATCATCCGGCCATTTGAATTATAGCAAATTTAAAGCATTTTCCAATTTTTGACCCAATTTCACTGATGTTTCACGTGAACTGACTTGTTTCCATGCGATTTGATTATATTAAGTTTTAGAAGTAACTTACTAGTGCGAAGCTTTTGATGCCTTAGAGACTAGAGTGGACTTTAGACCCAGCTGCTTATAGCAGAAAAAATGTTTCTTCTAGATGACTTTTGAAGCTACTGTATTTTAAAATCTTCTCCGAAAATTATGACCATTGAAACTGAATTTCTTAATACTTCTTCCAGAATAAGTTGAAAGCCTATATGCGTAAAATTTTTAcctttcatattttatttatttattttttttttttttgcgtttGAGGTCTTAAGTTGCATCACTATGTATTGTTTTTTGgttatattatatgtttattcTAACTCCCTTTTGGTATACAGTGAACAAGCGATTGAATGATAAGGAACGGGTTGCTGCGGCTCTGGAAAATCCTAATCTCGTCGATGTTGTTGATAAATGCTTGTCTCCATCTTTTGAATAAATGTCACACCCAATACATAGCCAATCACCTTAGACATGCCGAGGGCGTATAACCATGGTGAATGCTATCAGGACACATTTTAAGTACCTAGGATAGAAAAAGTGAGTGAGCTTATTAGTTTTTATAGAATGAGTAGTTGCCAAATATCCCTTACAGGATCTCATGAGGATGAAATAGGAGGATATAGTACTATTGTTTCATAACTATACACCTTCAGTTTATAGGGTTAGTAAATtatgatcatttgaaaaataaaatttgtgtGAAAACCATAAAATTGGCCAAATAAAATGTTGTGATtttaaacttaacacaatgtgtttattATTGCTGGAAATTGTGATACGGTATGATCGAAGTCCTTAATACAACAGCTGCGTCGTTCAGGGGGCTTAGCCCTTCTCGGTCACCGACCTCGAGACATTTATAATGGGGTTGGAAGTTGGACACACATGAATATGGTGTGGATTTGATTGACGACGATCCATAAATAGTGTGGTGGTTTGATACGGTACTGGCGCTGCCCTTACTGTCATGGCGTTGCCGAAGGAACAGAGAGGAGAGAGATCAACTGTGTCTGGAGATgatggaggtggtggtggtcggcagctttaaacacattgtgttaaatttcaAATCATTACGGTGTGTTTGGTTAGTTTTTTGGTTCACACAAATTTTTATATTCTGGAAACCGTTGATGTGgatctttataatttttttttttatattgctGATTACTTAGGTGATGTACAACATATtttgagctttttttttttctcgtttGAAAGTTTTAGctattttgcttctttttttttgtttgttgttgatCTTCGCATATGAGATTTAAGT includes these proteins:
- the LOC122580001 gene encoding isoflavone reductase homolog, coding for MSKSKVLVVGGTGYIGKRIVKASLAQGHPTYVLMRRELGYEIEKVQMLLSFKQQGAQLIEGSFDDHQSLVDAVKQVDVVICTMSGVQFRSHNILLQLKLVDAIKEAGNIKRFLPSEFGIDPSRMGHTLIDYGNETFTDKMVVRKAIEDAKIPHTYISANCLAGYFVGNLSQLNNSLLPPKHRVSIYGDGNCKAVFLDEDDVATYTIMTIDDPRMLNKTLYLRPRKNILTHNQLVEKWEKLSDQKLEKLHISAQDFLASMKGVDDSAFQAALARIYHIYYEGCLMNFEITEGGEEATMLYPQVRYTLMDEYLQRYL
- the LOC122578976 gene encoding protein AE7-like; translated protein: MAPALINANPVVYQKKERPARTKPGDSGFDEYAAELIDQLEIFDHIRDIKDPEHPYSLEELKVITKDAIEVDDKRNYVRVTFTPTLEHCSLAIVIGLCLWAKLMRSLPSRFKVDIKVAPGSHATEDAVNKRLNDKERVAAALENPNLVDVVDKCLSPSFE